Genomic DNA from Acidimicrobiales bacterium:
ACCGCCTTCTTGCGGCGTGATCCGAGAGTGTGTCGGAGGGACCGAGGGTGTGTCGCTTGCCGCCTGACAGCTCACCTCAACAGGTCGAGGGCGGGTAGGAATGCGGTACTACCGGGGCGTGGTGGCTGTTCGAAAGCTCTCGGTTGCATTGGACGAATCGGTCGCTGCCCAAGCGGCGGACGCAGCCGAACGCCGCAGGGTGACGCTGTCTGCTTGGCTCAATGCCGCAGCCGAGCGGGCTCTACTCGTCGAGCAGGGCCTTGCTGGCGCGGCGGAGTGGGAGGCCGAGCACGGTGAGCCGAGCGCCGAGGAGCTGGCATGGGCCGATTCGGTGCTGGACTGCCCCGCGACGTCCTGAACGTCGAGCTGCAACTCGCTCATACCAGCGGGGTGCCGGGATCGAGGCCAAGTCGAGTGCGGCCGTACATTTGGGCGTTGCCGTCGAAGTCGGCGATGGCGTGATGGCAGGCGGTGTTGACGTCTCGGTAGCGCGACTGGAGCAGGCTGTCGTCGTAGATGCCGTGCGCACCGGCCGCCGCGAAGATGCGCTCGGTGGCTCGCCGGGCGAGTTCGACGGCGTAGGCCGCGTGCCACTTGAGTTCGGCTCGCTCCTCGATGGTCAGCCGCTCACCGGTGTCGGCCACGACGTCGCACCGGTCGGCGGCCTCTTGCAGCAACAAGTGTGCGAGGTGGAGTTCGGTGGATGATTCCGCCGCTCGCATCTGCGCACCGGCGCTCTCGGCCTTGGATGCGCCGGTGTAGACCTCGCGTCGGGCCGAAGTCCTCTCGACGTGGAGCTCGATTGCGCCATCGGCGATCCCCACGACGGCGGCGGCGAGTTGGATCGACAAACAGACCAGCACCGGTAGCCGGTGGAGGAACGTGGCGCTGCCCTCGCCGTGCGGACTCTCGCCGTCGAAGAGCAGTTTGGTCGGCAGCGCTCGGTGGTCAGGTACGAACACGTCGGTCGCCACCACGTCGTTGGAACCGGTGCCGCGAAGGCCGAGGGTGAACCATGTGTCGTCGATGGTCACGTCGGTCTTGGGGACGATCAGGTGCAACAACCTGTTCGGGCTCTCGGGCAGCACGTCGGCGATGGCCCCGACGATCAACCACTCGCCATGATCGACGCCCGAAGCGAACTGCCAGCGACCGTCGATCCGCCACCCACCGTCCACCCTGGCGGCCTTGCCCTGCGAGGCCAACGTGCCCGGCACCCGAACGTCGGGCCCATCGGCGAACACCTCCCCTCGGCATTCGGCGGGAAAGTTCCCCACCATCCACGTGTGAGCATTCGACACCATCTGGACCCAACCGGCCGCCGGATCGGCCGCACCGACGACGAAGAGCGAGTCGACGAGTGCCCGCAGGCCGGCCTCGGCGCCACCGACCGATGCCGGGGTGAGCACTCGCCACAGCCCGGCCTCGACCATCAGATCGACCGACTCGGGAGCGAGCCGGCGCAGCCGCTCCGACAACTGCGCATTGGCCGCCAAGGCGGGAGCGACCGATCGTGCCGCATCGGCGGGGGCACCGGTGCCGGGAGACGATGGAGGTGACATGGCCCCAAACCTAGATGACCGACGGTCGCGACCGCCTCGCGGTTGATCAGTTGGTCAACGGCGGGTCGCTGCGTGGCGACCGGCCCGGCGGCCGAAATACGACCCGGGACCAAGGCTCATCCCGCTCGCGTACTCACCACCGTTCTGGGGGAAGTGCGCCGCGACGGCGCCAACCGCGTAGAGACCGGGGATCGCTTGGCCGTCGGCATCGAGCGCCCGCCCGTCGATGTCGGCCTGCAGACCACCGAGGGCGATGTAGCTGTACTCGGCGACACCGTAGGAGATGTCGAACGCAGCGAGCGGCGGCTGCAGGGGAGCGAGCCAGTCCCGGTACTTGTGGAACTGCTCGTCGGCACCGTTCGCCGAATCGGCATTGAATCGGTCGAGGGTGGCCTGCACCGATCCCGACGGAACCTCCAGCGCCGACTCGAGCGCCTCGACGGTCTCGAATACGTCGACGAGGGGATGGCCCCGCTCGGGGTAGGCGAAGTGGGCCTCGTCGACGAGCAGCCACGCCTGCTGGTCGGGTTGCTCGGCGATGAAGTGGACGGCGCGACCGTGATAGGCGTCTTCGGCCACGAACCGTTCGCCGCGGTTGTTGATCATGATCCCGAAGATGAGCTGCTCGGGCGGATAGATCGACCCGGTGGCGATCACACCGTCCATCCCTCTCGTGACCCCGCCTGCCCTTTCACCGAGGCGCAGCCCGGCGCCGTCGTTGGAGTCGATGCCGAGCGGCCGTCCGTGGCCAGCCACGACGGGGAAGTTGGCGTGCGTCATTTCGTCGTTGAGGTTGAAGCTGCCGGTGGCCAGGATCACGCCCTGGCGGGCCTCGACGATTTCATCGGATGCCCCTGGCGTGGCCAGTCGCACGCCGCAGATGACACCGGCGTCATTGCGGACCAGTGCGGTCGCACCGGTGTCGTACACCGTGGGGATCGACTCGTGCTCGACCGCTGCGAGGAGCGCCTTCATGGTGTTGACGCCACCTCGGGCGCCGCCCTCGGCGCGGGTCTGATGTCCACGTGGCATGGGTGTGGCGGCGTCGCTGAACGGCCAGACCTTTTCGTTGCCGGTGGTGAGAAGTCCTTCGCCGGTGCGAACTGCAACCGCCTTGCCCGTGAAGGCTCGCCGCTCGAACGGCACGCCCTGGGCCTCGAGCCAGTCGAAGTGCTCGGCTGCGTCGTCGCAGAAGAGGCGGAGCGCGTCGTCGTCGGGCGTCGAGGTACTGGCCCGCATGAACGCATACATGTTGTCGGGGCTGTCGTCGTAGCCGAGATCGCGTTGGAGCGCCGTGCCGCCGCCGAGGTAGAAGATGCCTTCGGATTGGGCGCTCGCTCCGCCACCACCCGAGGCCCGTTCCACGATCAGCACCTCGGCCCCGGCTCGATGCGCTTCGAGTGCAGCGCTCGCGCCGGCAACACCGAAGCCGATGACCACGACGTCGACCGATCGGCTCCATGCTCCGTCGGCAGGTGGAGCGAGTGGTTCCGGAGCGGTCATGATGCCGCCCGTGCGTCGGTGCGCTGCGCGAAATGAGACATCGTCGGGTGAGGGCGTGACACGGGTCCTCCGGCTGGTGGTCCAAACACGGCGACCATAGCTCGCACCGGCACTCGATCGAGGCTGGTGCTACTCCGACACCGAGAAGGCCGTGCCTCGGGCGGGCACCGTGCCGGTGAGGTGCTGGACCAGGAACTCGAGTCCGTGGTCGAGTTCCTCGAGCGGCACCGCCGGATGCAGTCCGGGATTGGCGTGGAGCCGCTTGTCGGTCGAGGCCAGCGTGTCGAACAGGGCGAGGTATTCGTCCCGGCTGAACAGCTCGTCCTCGAGTTGCATCAAGAACAGCACCGGCACCTCGATCTGCTCGGCTGCGGCAGTGATCAGCGGCCGGTAGTGGTCGGGTCCGGTGATCCCCATCAAGCCGAGGACGGCCACGGAGATGCGAGGTGCTGCGGCGACGAACGGCGCCCCGAAGAGGGTGCCCATCGAGAGTCCCCAGTAGCCGACTGGACCGTCAGCGAGGTCGGGGAGCTCCAATGCCGCATCGAGGGCGAGTTTCCAGTCGGCCACCATGTCCTGGGTGCTGCCCTCACGCTGCCACTCCGGCCAGAAGGCGTCGCGGCCGCCCGGTCCGACCTGGCGACGACCATGGACCGGCCCGTCGATCGACAACACGGCCATGCCGTGATCGAGCGTGAGGCGCTTCGCCAGCCACGGGATCGGCGCCTGATGCCGGTCGCCGGAGGCACCGTGGCCGCAACACACCAGCGGCGTGGCCGCGCCGGCGTCGGGCGGCAGCCAGAGCACGCCCGTCACCGGTCGTCCGTCCCGGTCGAGTGTGAACTCGAGCAGTCGCTCACCACCTGACCGTGTCTCTTCGTCGACCAGATGCTCCATCACCGAAGGCGTCATGGCGACGGTCTACCACGATGAGGTGGCAGGTTGTCGTTCCGCTGGCGCGCCGCCGAACAACGTGTTGAGGTAGGCGGCATGAGAGCGGCTCAGGTCACGGCCAGGAACGACATTCATTGCGTGGAGGCGCCGATGCCCGAACCGAGTGAGGGGCAGGTGCTCGTGAAGACCCATGCGGCCTCGATCTGCGGGTCCGACCTTCATGTGGTCTGTCACGGCGTCAACATGCCACCGGTTCCGTGCGCCCACGGCTATCCAGGCCACGAGGCGATCGGCGAGATCGTCGCTTCGTCGGGGAGTGACACGAGCGCCTTGCCCGTCGGCACCAATGTCCTGTGTTTCCCGCCGGCGCACATCGCCACGTGTTTCGGTGACTATCAGGCCCTGGGCTCGAAGTACGTGCTGCCGCTTCCCGAGTGCGACGTCACCGCGGCCGAACTTCTCATGGCGCAGCAGCTTGGCACCGTGATCTTCGCCGCCAAGCAGTGGGGCGTCGAGGTCGAGGGCCGCTCGGTGATGGTCATCGGGCAGGGGTCGGCCGGCCTGTTCTGGGCGTCGTGGCTGCGCCACTGCGGCGCGGCGTCCATCATCGCCTCCGACCCGGTGGCCGAACGGCGGGCGGCATCGGCACACTTCGGCGTCGACACGGTGCTCGACCCCCGGAGCGACGACATCGAGGCAGCCTTGCGCGACCTCACCGGACCGGGACCCGATCTCGTGGTCGAGGCCGTCGGCACCAAGCAGACCCTCAACGACTCGGTGAACCTCGTGCGTCCCGACGGCAACCTGATGTGGTTCGGACTTCCCGACTCCGACCAGGCAGTACCGATCGAGTTTTCGAAGTTCTTCCGCAAGCGCCTGCGGGCCGCAAGCACCTACGGGGCGCAAGACGAGCCATCGGCGTCGTCATTCCAGACTGCGCTCGATCTCATCTCCTCGGGAGCGATCGACGTGAAGCCACTGCTGTCGCAGACGTTCTCCATCGAGGACATCGATCAGGCGATCGTCGCAGCCAACCAGCCGTTCGAGTCCGGCGCGCTCAAGGTGAGCGTCACCTTCTGATTCCCCGTCACCGCGGCGGCCGGGGTGTGCGGCTTGACACGGCGAGACCGTGTCGTAGGGTTCGCGCATGGGGACGCTGAGCTACGGGCCGGATGCGGCCGCGATGAACGAATATCTTGCCGAGGGGGAACGCAAGGCGTTCGCGTTGGGCAATCGAGGGCCGATCCGGTTCGACGACGAGGGACACCTTCACCCCGACATCCTCGATGCCTACTGGCGTTGCGGGTTCTTCGTCTTCGAGGGAGTGCTCGGCCCAGAGGAGCTCGACGACATCGAGCGAGACGTGATCGACGTCCTCGACCGG
This window encodes:
- a CDS encoding zinc-binding dehydrogenase — translated: MPEPSEGQVLVKTHAASICGSDLHVVCHGVNMPPVPCAHGYPGHEAIGEIVASSGSDTSALPVGTNVLCFPPAHIATCFGDYQALGSKYVLPLPECDVTAAELLMAQQLGTVIFAAKQWGVEVEGRSVMVIGQGSAGLFWASWLRHCGAASIIASDPVAERRAASAHFGVDTVLDPRSDDIEAALRDLTGPGPDLVVEAVGTKQTLNDSVNLVRPDGNLMWFGLPDSDQAVPIEFSKFFRKRLRAASTYGAQDEPSASSFQTALDLISSGAIDVKPLLSQTFSIEDIDQAIVAANQPFESGALKVSVTF
- a CDS encoding FAD-dependent oxidoreductase, coding for MTAPEPLAPPADGAWSRSVDVVVIGFGVAGASAALEAHRAGAEVLIVERASGGGGASAQSEGIFYLGGGTALQRDLGYDDSPDNMYAFMRASTSTPDDDALRLFCDDAAEHFDWLEAQGVPFERRAFTGKAVAVRTGEGLLTTGNEKVWPFSDAATPMPRGHQTRAEGGARGGVNTMKALLAAVEHESIPTVYDTGATALVRNDAGVICGVRLATPGASDEIVEARQGVILATGSFNLNDEMTHANFPVVAGHGRPLGIDSNDGAGLRLGERAGGVTRGMDGVIATGSIYPPEQLIFGIMINNRGERFVAEDAYHGRAVHFIAEQPDQQAWLLVDEAHFAYPERGHPLVDVFETVEALESALEVPSGSVQATLDRFNADSANGADEQFHKYRDWLAPLQPPLAAFDISYGVAEYSYIALGGLQADIDGRALDADGQAIPGLYAVGAVAAHFPQNGGEYASGMSLGPGSYFGRRAGRHAATRR